A window of Chitinophaga sp. MM2321 contains these coding sequences:
- a CDS encoding thioredoxin family protein, protein MKKINLTIILLSLHFTLNAQSSGISFSRGLSWNQILEKAKIEKKFIFLDIYATWCGPCKEMDREVYSQPILGDYFNDKFISIKVQQDTTNADDESTKTFRKDAENLTKKYNVSVLPTFLFFSTDGELLQRDFGFKKTSEFLELGKQVLDPKKQYLTLLADYKNGKRDLESMFLLLNMAKQNKNKTLVDSIVFSCGEYLDKKNEFELTKKNNLVFYGSNSSSISSEDRIFGLAAKIPKKLDSIIGQKGWANDIREIVINREEIQPNLWDGLKEKNTKPNWKLMESTISKKYSGIDADLMVLKAKINYYRKIENWSKYIKFRNRLNSIDPPRSEPMEIFLRYNAPAWDIFLYSTDRSALKAALKWSEHSLNQELNIEIKMQFYDTKSNLLYKLGREREAIQLEKKVIEISNELGKRSTKNGKGPLIDDYLLNLKKMKLNQPTWPVQKNR, encoded by the coding sequence ATGAAGAAAATTAACTTAACTATAATACTTTTATCATTGCATTTTACATTAAATGCGCAAAGTTCGGGAATATCCTTTTCAAGGGGTCTAAGTTGGAATCAAATTTTAGAAAAAGCTAAAATTGAAAAAAAGTTTATATTCTTAGATATTTATGCTACGTGGTGTGGTCCATGCAAAGAAATGGATCGTGAGGTTTATTCACAGCCAATATTAGGTGATTATTTTAATGATAAATTCATATCGATTAAAGTTCAACAAGATACAACAAATGCTGATGATGAATCGACTAAAACATTTAGGAAGGACGCAGAGAATCTAACTAAAAAATACAACGTATCTGTACTTCCTACTTTCCTATTTTTCTCTACAGATGGAGAACTATTACAAAGAGATTTTGGATTTAAAAAAACAAGTGAATTTCTTGAATTGGGAAAACAAGTATTAGATCCAAAGAAGCAGTACTTAACCCTATTAGCTGATTATAAAAATGGCAAAAGAGACTTAGAAAGCATGTTCCTTCTCTTAAATATGGCTAAACAAAATAAAAACAAAACGCTGGTAGACTCAATTGTATTTTCTTGTGGCGAATATTTAGACAAAAAAAATGAATTCGAATTAACTAAAAAAAATAATCTAGTTTTTTATGGATCAAATTCATCCTCCATTTCAAGTGAAGATAGAATTTTCGGTTTAGCAGCAAAAATCCCTAAAAAACTCGATTCTATTATTGGACAAAAAGGATGGGCTAATGACATAAGAGAAATCGTAATCAATAGAGAAGAAATCCAGCCCAATTTGTGGGACGGTTTAAAAGAAAAGAACACGAAGCCAAATTGGAAATTAATGGAATCTACAATTAGTAAAAAGTATTCCGGTATTGATGCAGATTTAATGGTTTTGAAAGCTAAGATTAACTATTACAGAAAAATTGAAAACTGGAGCAAATATATTAAATTTAGAAACCGGTTGAATTCGATTGATCCGCCCAGATCTGAACCAATGGAAATTTTTCTTCGCTACAATGCACCTGCCTGGGATATCTTTTTATATTCTACCGATAGAAGTGCATTAAAGGCAGCACTAAAGTGGAGCGAACATTCTCTCAATCAAGAGCTAAATATTGAAATTAAAATGCAATTCTATGATACTAAATCTAATCTCTTATATAAATTAGGAAGAGAAAGGGAAGCTATCCAACTGGAAAAAAAAGTTATAGAAATCTCAAATGAACTTGGTAAAAGAAGCACTAAAAATGGAAAGGGCCCATTGATAGATGATTATTTACTAAACCTCAAAAAAATGAAATTAAATCAACCCACATGGCCTGTTCAGAAAAATCGCTAG
- a CDS encoding prolyl oligopeptidase family serine peptidase, translating to MACSEKSLAHILQTIILAISILLSTNTYGQKPKLDSTVFESWPTLIGITQVSGDGKFIAYTESHKSLGQLSYIIKSIDGSWEKRFQNIKLFQFTLSSKFITIYNTGDSIIILKLGGKEHSIITNVTSCEVLKDHDHEYLAYQQAGISKNFFLLDFESFKTWVYPNIEAISYSENNATIILKRNMLGKESLSWLNLNNKKESKFWEGVKVSDITIDPKGNQIAFITEDGIKTIWNYKKNTSKCINLLSNDSINGILKYNNSTDLLFIKLAGRINENEAESPLVDIWRYSDIDLSNPSGRVKFPKSYIASLEIKSSKLVILQGDNEKLTLFDKSIYDYALLTLSKGDQRELFWNNKVVSQNFIINCRTGDRIPTEIEYIWGISPDGNYFLGTDSLQNKLLSLNLLNGITRNLLDKVPDIYKENNNLPTTIVWFSAWLPNKKSILIHDKYDIWEVKLNGDKVPYCLTGKQGRNNKIQFSIINIHSNSIIINDESILGSAFEEKTKRNCIFMLNPKAPPKIKSLALEDVFTYDDNNTDYTSFTPIKADKSNLWVVRRETAMKSPNLYYTTDFKNYKEISSIYPELNYNWLTSELVNYYTSLNDTYQGIIYKPQNFDSTKKYPVIIHFYEQKSNQLNVYQKPIATGDNLNIPWYVSRGYIVFTPDVKYSEGDPAKSGYKQIIAAAQFISKKSWVDSSKIGIQGHSYAAYMINYVVSHSKIFAAAISSDGVSNIVSNYLQTYKGRGFQYFYERGQGNLIKNMWEAKNLYTESSPVLEAENVTTPLLLVHGKKDEIVKVDQSVSFFLALRRLKKEVWLLQYNNEPHVIMKDRARIDYTKRMDQFFDYFLLGKDCPKWMLGVGGN from the coding sequence ATGGCCTGTTCAGAAAAATCGCTAGCACATATACTCCAAACGATCATACTTGCGATAAGTATACTTTTAAGTACAAACACATATGGTCAAAAGCCCAAGCTTGACTCTACAGTATTTGAAAGCTGGCCTACACTAATAGGAATTACACAGGTAAGCGGAGATGGAAAATTTATAGCTTATACGGAAAGTCACAAAAGTCTAGGGCAATTAAGCTACATTATCAAGTCCATAGATGGATCATGGGAAAAAAGGTTTCAAAATATAAAGCTTTTCCAATTTACATTATCCAGCAAGTTCATCACAATATACAATACAGGAGATAGTATCATAATCCTTAAACTAGGTGGAAAAGAACATAGTATCATTACAAACGTAACTAGTTGCGAAGTCCTAAAAGACCATGACCATGAATATTTAGCGTATCAACAAGCAGGGATCAGTAAGAATTTTTTTTTATTAGATTTTGAATCCTTTAAAACATGGGTATATCCAAATATTGAAGCAATATCCTATAGTGAAAATAACGCTACCATTATATTGAAAAGGAATATGCTTGGAAAAGAATCATTGTCTTGGCTGAATTTAAATAATAAAAAAGAATCAAAATTTTGGGAAGGGGTCAAGGTTTCCGATATAACAATAGACCCTAAAGGAAATCAGATTGCATTTATAACGGAAGATGGGATAAAAACAATTTGGAACTATAAAAAAAACACTTCGAAATGTATCAATTTACTATCAAATGACTCAATAAATGGGATTTTGAAATACAATAATTCTACGGACCTATTATTTATTAAGCTGGCAGGCAGAATAAATGAAAATGAAGCAGAATCTCCATTGGTTGATATATGGAGGTATTCGGATATCGATTTGTCAAACCCATCTGGAAGAGTAAAATTTCCTAAAAGCTATATTGCATCTTTAGAAATAAAAAGTTCAAAATTAGTAATCTTGCAGGGAGACAATGAGAAACTTACATTGTTCGATAAATCCATTTATGACTATGCCTTATTGACATTAAGTAAAGGTGATCAAAGGGAATTATTTTGGAACAATAAAGTTGTTAGTCAAAATTTTATCATCAACTGTAGAACTGGCGATAGAATACCAACAGAAATTGAATATATATGGGGTATATCTCCAGATGGGAATTACTTCTTGGGAACTGACTCATTACAGAATAAATTGCTCTCACTAAACCTATTAAATGGAATTACAAGAAATCTTTTGGATAAGGTTCCAGATATATACAAGGAAAACAACAATTTACCAACTACGATTGTGTGGTTTAGTGCCTGGTTGCCAAATAAAAAATCAATACTAATTCATGACAAATATGATATATGGGAGGTAAAACTTAACGGAGATAAAGTCCCTTATTGTTTGACTGGAAAACAAGGTAGAAATAACAAGATCCAATTTAGCATCATTAATATTCATTCCAATTCAATAATTATCAATGATGAGTCTATTCTAGGGAGTGCTTTTGAAGAAAAAACTAAAAGGAATTGTATTTTTATGTTGAATCCAAAAGCACCACCTAAAATTAAATCACTGGCTTTAGAAGATGTCTTTACCTATGACGACAATAATACAGACTACACCAGTTTTACACCTATAAAAGCAGATAAAAGTAACCTTTGGGTAGTGAGAAGAGAAACGGCAATGAAAAGTCCTAACTTGTATTACACTACAGATTTTAAAAATTACAAAGAAATTTCGAGTATATATCCTGAGTTAAACTATAACTGGTTAACCAGTGAACTAGTTAATTATTATACATCCTTAAATGATACTTATCAGGGAATAATTTACAAACCGCAAAATTTTGATTCAACCAAAAAGTATCCGGTTATTATCCATTTTTACGAACAAAAATCGAATCAACTTAATGTTTATCAAAAGCCTATCGCCACTGGTGACAACCTAAATATACCATGGTATGTAAGTCGAGGCTATATCGTTTTTACACCAGATGTAAAATATTCCGAAGGTGATCCCGCCAAAAGCGGGTATAAGCAGATCATTGCCGCCGCACAATTCATATCAAAAAAAAGCTGGGTCGATTCCTCTAAGATTGGCATTCAAGGTCATAGTTATGCTGCATATATGATAAATTATGTTGTCAGTCATTCTAAAATATTTGCAGCAGCTATCTCAAGCGATGGGGTTTCTAATATAGTTTCAAATTACTTGCAAACCTACAAAGGAAGGGGATTTCAATATTTTTATGAAAGAGGCCAGGGAAATTTAATAAAAAACATGTGGGAGGCAAAAAATCTTTATACTGAAAGTTCACCAGTTCTGGAGGCAGAGAATGTAACTACTCCACTACTTCTTGTTCATGGGAAAAAAGATGAAATTGTTAAAGTAGATCAAAGCGTTAGCTTTTTTTTAGCCTTAAGAAGGTTAAAAAAGGAGGTGTGGCTACTGCAATATAATAATGAACCTCATGTAATAATGAAGGATAGAGCCAGAATAGACTATACCAAAAGAATGGATCAATTTTTTGATTATTTTTTATTGGGCAAAGATTGTCCCAAATGGATGTTAGGAGTAGGTGGTAATTAA
- a CDS encoding IS3 family transposase, with protein MIESSNPLISVRQQCRLLSLHRSGLYYQPLAETEENMTIMRLLDEQYYKTPFFGERKLKIWLRGLGYFVNRKRLRRLMQLMGWETLYKRPGTSDPNTSHKVYPYLLKGLAITRANQVWATDITYVPMRKGFMYLCAVIDLHTRYVVNWSVSNTMTADWCKSVVEEAITTSGKPEIFNTDQGSQFTSEIFTGMLKNHEIQISMDGKGRAIDNIFIERLWKSVKYENIYLNVYEDGVSLYQGLQQYFEFYNTARFHQSLGYKTPADLYKTIAA; from the coding sequence ATGATTGAATCTTCAAATCCATTGATAAGTGTTCGGCAACAATGTAGGTTATTAAGCCTGCATCGCAGTGGATTGTACTACCAACCGCTTGCCGAAACGGAGGAGAATATGACCATTATGCGCTTGCTTGATGAGCAGTACTATAAGACCCCGTTTTTCGGGGAACGGAAGTTAAAGATCTGGTTGCGTGGCCTGGGATATTTCGTCAACCGCAAGCGGCTTCGCCGCCTAATGCAGCTAATGGGCTGGGAGACACTATATAAAAGACCAGGTACGAGTGATCCGAATACATCGCATAAGGTATACCCCTATCTACTTAAAGGGTTAGCGATTACGAGGGCCAATCAGGTATGGGCAACAGACATTACTTATGTGCCTATGCGTAAAGGCTTCATGTACCTTTGTGCGGTAATTGATTTGCATACCCGGTACGTAGTAAATTGGAGTGTCAGTAATACGATGACCGCAGACTGGTGTAAAAGCGTAGTTGAAGAAGCAATAACGACAAGTGGTAAACCTGAAATATTCAATACTGATCAAGGGAGCCAATTCACCAGCGAGATATTTACCGGCATGCTGAAAAATCATGAAATACAGATCAGTATGGATGGGAAGGGCAGAGCGATTGATAATATTTTCATTGAGCGGTTATGGAAAAGTGTTAAATATGAAAATATTTATTTGAACGTATACGAAGACGGAGTAAGTTTGTATCAAGGATTGCAACAGTACTTTGAGTTTTATAATACGGCGCGCTTCCATCAATCACTGGGATACAAAACGCCAGCGGATCTTTATAAAACGATTGCTGCCTAG
- a CDS encoding AraC family transcriptional regulator, with amino-acid sequence MNLSRTQIAAFCLVKAYLECNAGHGLTIEQLMRTSGLSETSLRLGFKFCFQITIYEYHRDISMEYAKALLEDGMMVKLVARKLGYRNATNFTRAFQYVFSKPPGLISLKKKRSEK; translated from the coding sequence ATGAACCTATCCAGAACCCAAATAGCGGCATTCTGCCTGGTTAAAGCCTATCTTGAATGCAATGCAGGGCATGGCCTGACCATAGAACAATTAATGAGGACTTCAGGGCTAAGTGAAACGTCACTTCGGCTTGGTTTCAAATTTTGCTTCCAGATTACCATATATGAATACCACCGCGATATTTCTATGGAGTACGCCAAAGCTTTATTGGAGGATGGCATGATGGTCAAGCTGGTGGCGCGCAAATTGGGCTACCGGAATGCAACGAATTTCACCAGGGCATTTCAATACGTATTTAGTAAGCCACCGGGTTTGATTTCGCTGAAGAAGAAACGCAGTGAAAAATAA
- a CDS encoding DUF1572 domain-containing protein, whose translation MEIFDAKFPVVFFIDEIAGYYFYAHTLFSIMTSTKQISKHFRDVYFGGNWTSVNLKDTLADVNWEQATTKVHHLNTIAVLVFHINYYVSAILKVLQGKPLQASDKFSFDLHPITAEDAWQELVTKTFTEAEQLALLMENLDEAILFHDFADPKYGNYYRNLLGVIEHTHYHLGQIVLIKKIINEKI comes from the coding sequence ATGGAGATTTTCGATGCGAAATTTCCAGTGGTATTTTTCATTGATGAAATAGCTGGATACTATTTTTATGCTCACACTCTTTTTTCTATTATGACTTCAACCAAACAAATATCAAAGCACTTCAGGGATGTTTATTTTGGAGGTAACTGGACTAGTGTAAATTTGAAAGATACGTTAGCGGATGTAAACTGGGAACAGGCGACCACAAAGGTTCATCATCTAAATACGATAGCTGTTTTAGTTTTTCACATTAACTATTATGTGAGTGCTATTTTAAAGGTTTTGCAAGGGAAACCTTTACAGGCCAGTGATAAGTTCAGCTTTGATCTACATCCCATCACGGCTGAAGATGCGTGGCAGGAGCTGGTAACGAAAACATTTACGGAGGCAGAGCAATTAGCTTTGCTGATGGAGAATTTAGACGAAGCAATACTATTCCACGATTTTGCAGATCCGAAATACGGAAATTATTACAGAAACTTGCTTGGCGTTATTGAGCACACGCATTATCACCTTGGACAGATTGTCCTGATAAAGAAAATTATAAATGAAAAGATATGA
- a CDS encoding short chain dehydrogenase, with translation MFKKTGKVDAIICTAGTGYYGPFYGMTQEDLMPGIKGKLLGQINLVLLGKDFLSPEGSITLTTGIAAVHPARNGAAVAMINGAINSFVLAASQELKEGKRINAVSPGLVEDSKERYGEFFPGYNLVPMKKVVNAYILSVEGAVQGKILKVYS, from the coding sequence ATGTTTAAAAAAACCGGTAAGGTGGATGCTATTATTTGTACGGCCGGAACGGGATATTATGGTCCTTTCTACGGAATGACACAAGAAGATTTAATGCCGGGAATTAAAGGGAAGCTATTGGGTCAAATAAACCTGGTTCTTTTAGGGAAAGACTTTTTAAGCCCTGAGGGTTCGATTACCTTAACAACAGGTATAGCTGCCGTTCATCCGGCCCGTAACGGCGCTGCAGTCGCAATGATAAACGGCGCAATTAATAGCTTTGTATTGGCAGCTTCGCAAGAGCTTAAGGAAGGTAAAAGAATTAATGCAGTGAGTCCAGGCCTTGTTGAAGATAGTAAAGAACGGTACGGAGAATTTTTTCCCGGATATAACCTTGTACCTATGAAAAAGGTTGTGAACGCCTATATTTTAAGTGTTGAAGGTGCGGTACAAGGAAAAATCTTAAAGGTATATTCATAA
- a CDS encoding DUF3995 domain-containing protein, giving the protein MELIVTLLNCLIFLLLAALHLYWVFGGKWGMDAAIPTQGNGKKLFRPGRLATLVVALGLIAFAVINLAHAGWVSLGIRPQYLDAGLLVISLIFLFRAVGDFRYLGFTKRHRQSLFAKRDTFFYSPLCLVLGAFHLFIFLY; this is encoded by the coding sequence ATGGAATTAATTGTAACATTATTGAATTGCCTTATTTTCCTTTTGCTGGCAGCTCTCCATTTGTATTGGGTATTTGGTGGTAAATGGGGAATGGACGCTGCTATACCTACCCAAGGAAATGGGAAGAAACTATTCCGGCCTGGCAGGTTGGCAACCTTAGTGGTTGCATTGGGATTGATTGCTTTTGCAGTCATCAATCTGGCCCATGCCGGATGGGTATCGTTAGGCATACGGCCACAATATTTAGATGCTGGCCTGTTGGTGATTTCCTTAATCTTCTTATTCCGGGCAGTAGGTGATTTCCGGTATCTCGGTTTTACCAAACGTCACAGACAGTCGCTATTCGCAAAGCGGGATACTTTTTTTTATAGTCCGTTGTGCCTGGTTCTTGGCGCTTTTCATTTATTCATTTTCTTATACTAA
- a CDS encoding transposase: MTKKSRRKFTGDFKAKVVLEALKERSTIEELAKKYELHPTQINTWKREAAAKLAGAFDSDTPTSTSEDQEAQMEKLYAQIGQLKVENDFLKKKLR, translated from the coding sequence ATGACAAAAAAGAGCAGACGTAAATTTACCGGGGACTTCAAAGCAAAAGTAGTATTAGAAGCCCTCAAGGAGCGCAGCACAATTGAGGAGCTGGCGAAGAAGTATGAATTACACCCAACACAAATAAACACGTGGAAGCGGGAGGCGGCCGCGAAATTGGCTGGAGCATTTGACTCTGATACTCCCACAAGCACTAGTGAAGACCAGGAGGCCCAAATGGAGAAACTATATGCCCAAATTGGTCAGTTAAAGGTGGAGAATGATTTTTTGAAAAAAAAGTTGCGTTGA
- a CDS encoding metalloregulator ArsR/SmtB family transcription factor: MTQPTLDTFQVIADPSRRQILQLLTKDSLTINSLAENFDMSRPAVSKHIKILHHAGFISIQNIGRERHCILKQDGFNELQEWINYFDKFWVSKLKKLETLLNNKNKEK; the protein is encoded by the coding sequence ATGACACAACCAACACTTGATACATTTCAGGTTATCGCAGATCCAAGCAGGCGACAAATTCTGCAACTGCTGACAAAAGACAGCCTGACCATCAATTCCTTAGCTGAAAATTTCGACATGAGCAGGCCCGCTGTTTCAAAGCACATAAAAATACTACACCATGCGGGCTTTATATCTATTCAGAATATAGGTAGGGAAAGACATTGTATACTTAAACAGGATGGATTTAATGAATTGCAGGAATGGATCAATTATTTTGACAAATTCTGGGTATCAAAATTGAAAAAACTGGAAACCCTTCTAAATAATAAAAACAAAGAAAAATAA
- a CDS encoding zinc-binding alcohol dehydrogenase family protein → MKAAVINNFGITPRYEDFVDPVPSNDEILVHVKAVVLENFEKGVAGGKHYSSKNMYPQFPAVVGHRGIGMTPDGKLIGFSIMWSPYGSFAEKAVAKNFTPIPDGIDAEIAAAIPPSALTSLLPFKNTVKLNKGETVLINGATGVSGRMAIQIAKLLGAGRIIGTGRNETSLKLIKSLGADAVIDLKQSDENLLDAFEKEGGEKGYDVVIDFLWGHPAEILMQSFVPKSMGVARKRIRYVSIGEKAGSVANIKGEMLRTSGLELSGAGKISPEEISAGMMQVWDWIKENKLHMDIEKVRLADIEKAWLRNDLEGKRLVIIP, encoded by the coding sequence ATGAAAGCAGCCGTCATAAATAATTTTGGAATAACACCGCGTTATGAGGATTTTGTCGATCCTGTTCCCAGTAATGATGAAATACTTGTTCATGTAAAAGCCGTTGTACTCGAAAACTTTGAAAAAGGGGTCGCCGGTGGAAAGCATTATTCAAGCAAGAATATGTATCCTCAATTTCCAGCCGTTGTGGGGCATAGAGGAATAGGTATGACGCCTGATGGCAAATTAATAGGTTTTAGCATCATGTGGTCACCCTACGGTTCATTCGCAGAAAAAGCTGTTGCAAAAAATTTTACGCCCATTCCCGATGGGATTGATGCGGAGATCGCGGCGGCTATCCCCCCTTCAGCACTGACTTCTCTCCTGCCATTTAAAAATACCGTGAAGCTTAATAAGGGAGAAACAGTTTTGATAAACGGAGCAACAGGGGTTTCCGGAAGAATGGCCATCCAAATAGCTAAATTATTGGGCGCAGGACGGATTATAGGTACAGGAAGAAATGAAACATCACTCAAATTAATAAAAAGTTTAGGTGCAGATGCAGTTATCGATCTAAAACAATCCGATGAAAACCTTTTAGATGCATTTGAAAAAGAAGGAGGAGAAAAGGGCTATGATGTCGTTATTGATTTCCTTTGGGGACACCCTGCCGAAATACTGATGCAATCCTTTGTCCCAAAGAGTATGGGGGTCGCCAGGAAACGTATACGCTACGTAAGCATAGGCGAGAAAGCAGGTTCAGTTGCCAATATTAAAGGTGAGATGTTGCGGACCTCAGGCCTTGAATTATCTGGTGCAGGCAAAATTTCTCCCGAAGAAATTTCAGCAGGTATGATGCAGGTGTGGGACTGGATAAAAGAAAACAAGCTACACATGGACATTGAAAAAGTGCGACTCGCCGATATAGAAAAAGCCTGGCTAAGAAATGATCTCGAAGGAAAAAGACTGGTAATTATTCCTTAG
- a CDS encoding RagB/SusD family nutrient uptake outer membrane protein, which yields MKIINNHILFILLSAILFTGCKKFVSVDTPINSISDENAFNDDNTAAALLNGIYTDLSYGDNFSTVTNTSVAAISILPGLSSDELSLWPGVTNTTLLGYYKNDLRAITLGSNHYWNKLYYTIFLSNFAINGLSTTTKLTPSIKQQLLGEALFVRSFCYFYLINLYGDVPFTVENKYEITASLKRTSMAEIYQQLIKDLLSAENLLNSNYLDAHGNAISYERIRPNKAAAKALLARIYLYTEDYPNAELKANDIIENKYMYDTVSLNNVFLKNSKEAIWQLPSVNGTTSQNTGEGRLFILPQTGPSSSLPMFINQNLLDAFENEDLRKSNWTKQITVSDKVYTYPYKYKIGKVNTPTSEYLMILRTGEQYLIRAEAKAKQNKLDQAKSDLNVIRRRAGLQPTTAKLQQQILVAIAHERQVELFTEWGHRWLDLKRTGQINEVMSKVTLEKGGTWDSKWALYPIPAQEISLDPNLKQNPGYE from the coding sequence ATGAAAATAATTAACAATCATATATTATTCATATTGTTGTCAGCAATCCTATTTACTGGCTGCAAAAAATTTGTATCAGTCGATACGCCTATTAACAGTATTAGTGATGAAAATGCATTTAACGATGATAATACTGCCGCTGCCCTACTTAATGGTATATATACAGACCTGAGTTATGGAGATAACTTTTCTACAGTAACAAATACTAGTGTTGCTGCGATATCTATCCTACCCGGGCTATCATCTGATGAATTGAGCCTATGGCCAGGGGTTACCAACACAACACTTTTGGGCTATTACAAAAATGACTTGAGGGCAATCACATTAGGTTCAAATCATTATTGGAATAAACTGTATTACACAATTTTCTTAAGCAATTTTGCAATAAACGGATTATCAACGACAACTAAATTAACACCCTCCATAAAACAGCAGTTATTAGGGGAAGCATTGTTCGTTCGCTCATTTTGTTATTTCTATCTAATAAACTTATATGGAGATGTTCCATTCACAGTAGAAAATAAATATGAAATTACTGCTTCATTAAAACGGACTTCGATGGCAGAAATCTATCAGCAACTCATAAAGGATTTATTGAGTGCAGAAAACCTACTGAACTCTAACTATTTAGACGCACATGGTAATGCCATTTCATATGAAAGAATACGGCCCAATAAAGCAGCTGCAAAAGCATTATTAGCTAGAATCTACTTATATACTGAAGATTATCCAAATGCTGAACTTAAGGCCAATGATATAATAGAAAATAAATATATGTATGATACTGTATCGCTAAATAATGTATTTCTAAAGAACAGCAAGGAAGCAATCTGGCAGCTGCCTTCAGTTAATGGTACTACAAGTCAAAACACTGGAGAAGGACGGCTATTTATTCTACCACAGACCGGCCCCTCTTCTTCATTGCCTATGTTCATAAATCAAAATCTTTTGGATGCGTTTGAGAATGAAGATTTACGAAAATCAAATTGGACCAAACAAATTACGGTGTCAGATAAAGTTTATACATATCCATACAAATATAAAATAGGTAAAGTAAATACACCGACATCAGAATATCTAATGATATTACGTACTGGCGAGCAATATCTTATAAGGGCAGAAGCAAAAGCCAAACAAAATAAACTGGATCAAGCAAAATCAGATCTTAATGTCATCAGAAGACGTGCCGGTTTGCAACCAACCACCGCAAAATTACAACAACAAATACTTGTAGCTATCGCTCACGAGAGGCAGGTTGAACTATTTACAGAATGGGGTCATAGATGGTTGGATCTAAAAAGAACAGGTCAAATAAATGAAGTAATGAGCAAAGTTACTTTGGAAAAAGGGGGGACTTGGGATAGCAAATGGGCTCTATATCCAATTCCTGCCCAGGAAATAAGTCTTGACCCCAATCTAAAACAGAATCCAGGATATGAATAG
- a CDS encoding SRPBCC domain-containing protein, which produces MERAIKHTWFYSHPPETVWDYLTKPELLSQWLMESNFQPIVGQKFQFNTKPKIKFGFDGRIYCEVLELIPYKRLSYSWKGGIGKENVTLDSIVTWTLTQKDNGTQLTLEHSGFRGMKNFISYLVMNKGWAKIGKRLGERINTYRHDTTNT; this is translated from the coding sequence ATGGAAAGAGCAATTAAACATACCTGGTTTTACTCCCATCCACCAGAAACGGTATGGGATTACCTGACCAAACCTGAATTATTATCACAATGGCTGATGGAGAGCAACTTTCAACCCATTGTCGGGCAGAAATTTCAGTTCAATACAAAGCCTAAAATAAAATTCGGTTTCGATGGCCGTATTTATTGCGAAGTTTTAGAACTTATCCCCTATAAAAGACTTTCGTACTCATGGAAAGGCGGTATCGGAAAGGAGAATGTTACGCTTGATTCTATTGTTACATGGACACTTACCCAAAAAGATAATGGAACACAGCTAACCCTGGAGCATAGCGGTTTCAGAGGAATGAAAAATTTCATCTCGTACCTCGTAATGAACAAAGGATGGGCAAAAATTGGGAAAAGATTGGGTGAACGTATAAACACTTACAGGCATGACACAACCAACACTTGA
- a CDS encoding MauE/DoxX family redox-associated membrane protein — translation MNKIRQWILGEGIPLLYICLLLYTAISKLMQYDLTREQMAVMPVISPFSGIVTWLLPVSEIIIALVVFVPRTRRIGLYLSTGLMIGFTMYVAYMMKFFSHLPCTCGGFLQNLTWPQHLLFNLFFVLIGVIAILASRFPIKEINQGRLKYSR, via the coding sequence ATGAACAAAATTAGGCAGTGGATTCTTGGGGAAGGTATCCCTTTGCTCTACATATGTTTGTTACTTTATACGGCAATTTCAAAACTGATGCAATATGATTTGACAAGAGAGCAAATGGCTGTGATGCCAGTAATCAGTCCATTTTCTGGTATAGTTACATGGCTTTTGCCTGTTTCTGAAATTATTATTGCACTTGTCGTTTTTGTTCCGAGAACTAGAAGGATAGGTCTATATTTAAGTACCGGATTAATGATAGGGTTTACTATGTATGTTGCATACATGATGAAATTTTTTAGCCATTTGCCTTGTACATGTGGTGGCTTCCTACAGAATCTCACTTGGCCACAACACCTTTTATTCAATCTCTTTTTTGTTCTCATCGGGGTTATAGCAATATTAGCAAGCAGATTCCCTATTAAAGAAATTAATCAAGGGAGATTAAAATATAGCCGTTAA